AGGTCGGCGCCGATCTCGGCCTGCCAGGCGAGCACGACGCTCGCGAACGCCTCGTTGACCTCGAAGGCGTCGATGTCTCCCACCGAAAGCCCGGCCCGGGCCAGGACCTTGCGGGTCGCCGGGATGACGCCGGTCAGCATGTACAGCGGGTCGTCGCCGGCGACGGCGAAGCTGTGGATCCGGGCGCGCGGGCGCAGTCCGAGCGCCTTCGCCGTCTCGGAGCTGGTGATCATCAGCGCGGCGGCCCCATCGTTGATCGGCGAGGAGTTGCCCGCCGTGACGTGCCAGCCGAGATCCGGGAACCGCTGCTCCCAGACGTCGGCCCGGAACGCGGGCTTCAGCCCGGCGAGGATCTCCGGCGTGGTGCCCGGCCGGACCGTCTCGTCGGTCGTGACGTCGACGAGCACGCCGTCGGGACCGGGCGCCTTGAGCGGCACGACCTCGCCGGCGAACTTCCCGTCGGCCCACGCCTTCGCGGCCCGCTGGTGGCTCTCGGCGGAGAACTCGTCCAGCTGCGCCCGGCTGAAGCCCCACTTCGCGGCGATCAGCTCCGCGCTGATGCCCTGCGGGACGAGACCGTCCGGGTAGCGCGCCGCGACCTGCGTCCCGAACGGGTCGCGCCCGGCCACCTGGCTGCCCATCGGCACCCGGCTCATCGACTCCACCCCGGAGGCGATCACGACGTCGTACGCGCCGGCGATCACGCCCTGTGCGGCGAAGTGGACGGCCTGCTGGCTGCTGCCGCACTGCCGGTCCACGGTCACCGCGGGCACCGACTCCGGCAGGCCCGCGGCCAGCGCGGCCCAGCGGGCGGTGTTCATGCTCTGCTCGCCGATCTGGCCGACCGCGCCGCTGATCACGTCGTCGACCCGGGCCGGGTCGACGCCGGTGCGCTCGACGAGCGAGCGGAGCGCGTGGGCGT
This genomic window from Amycolatopsis mongoliensis contains:
- a CDS encoding thiolase family protein codes for the protein MTDAVIVDAVRTPIGKGKPNGTLAGVHPVDLHAHALRSLVERTGVDPARVDDVISGAVGQIGEQSMNTARWAALAAGLPESVPAVTVDRQCGSSQQAVHFAAQGVIAGAYDVVIASGVESMSRVPMGSQVAGRDPFGTQVAARYPDGLVPQGISAELIAAKWGFSRAQLDEFSAESHQRAAKAWADGKFAGEVVPLKAPGPDGVLVDVTTDETVRPGTTPEILAGLKPAFRADVWEQRFPDLGWHVTAGNSSPINDGAAALMITSSETAKALGLRPRARIHSFAVAGDDPLYMLTGVIPATRKVLARAGLSVGDIDAFEVNEAFASVVLAWQAEIGADLAKVNVNGGAIALGHPLGGSGARLATTLLSVLEQTGGRYGLQTMCEAGGLANATIVERLD